The Streptomyces cathayae DNA segment AGGGAGCGTCCCTCGTCGGCCGCCTCGCCCTCCTCCCCCTCGGGGCGGCCTCCGGCGAAGGACTGGACGGCCTGGCGGACGCGCTCCAGAACGGTCATCGGGTCGACGTCGGTCTCCGCCAGGAACGACTGGATCTCGCCCTCCAGGTGGTCCCGCAGCCAGGGCACGGCGGAGAACTGGGTGCGGTGCGTCTCCTCGTGCAGGCACACCCACAGCCGGAAGTCGTGCGGGTGCACGTCGAGTTCGCGTTCGACGTGGACGATGTTGGGGGCGACGAGCAGCAGCCGGCCGCCGCCGTTCGGGGCGTCGGCGGGGCCGCCGGCCGGCAGGTCGCGGGTGGCGGGGGCGAAGGTCTCGTACTGGCCGAGGACGCGTGAGGCCAGGAAGGACAGCAGCATGCCCAGTTCGACGCCGGTGACCTTGCCGCCGACGGTGCCGAGGAGCGCCCCGCCGGGGGAACCGCCGCGCCGTTCCTGCATCTTGTCGAGCAGCGGTTTGAGGAGTTCGCGGAAACCGGCGACGTTGGCCCGCACCCAGCCCGGGCGGTCGACGACGAGGACCGGGGTGTCGTGGATCTCCTCGGTGCCCAGCCGGGTGAAGCCCCGGACGTGCTCCTCGGACGCCTTCGCGTGCCGGCGCAGTTCCGTGACGACGGCCCTGGCGTCGTCACGGCTCACATCGGGGCCCGGCCGCATGAGCCGGGT contains these protein-coding regions:
- a CDS encoding zinc-dependent metalloprotease, with the protein product MTSFGGAASSGMVDWDLAVATATRLMRPGPDVSRDDARAVVTELRRHAKASEEHVRGFTRLGTEEIHDTPVLVVDRPGWVRANVAGFRELLKPLLDKMQERRGGSPGGALLGTVGGKVTGVELGMLLSFLASRVLGQYETFAPATRDLPAGGPADAPNGGGRLLLVAPNIVHVERELDVHPHDFRLWVCLHEETHRTQFSAVPWLRDHLEGEIQSFLAETDVDPMTVLERVRQAVQSFAGGRPEGEEGEAADEGRSLVELVQTPAQREILGRLTAVMSLLEGHADFVMDGVGPEVVPSVAEIREKFQQRRAKGASRLDLALRKLLGLDAKLRQYRDGERFVRAVVDEAGMDGFNRVWTSPNTLPTKAEIAKPAEWITRVHRKPES